From the Lepidochelys kempii isolate rLepKem1 chromosome 2, rLepKem1.hap2, whole genome shotgun sequence genome, one window contains:
- the LOC140906955 gene encoding uncharacterized protein, whose product MQSSSAQVTMMESQNRKRAPAWTEREVRDLIAVWGEESVLSELRSSFRNAKTFVKISQGMKDRGHNRDPKQCRVKLKELRQAYQKTREANSRSGSEPQTCRFYDELHAILGGSATTTPAVLFDSFNGDGGNTEAGFGDEEDEEEEEVVDSSQQASGETGFPDSQELFLTLDLEPVPPEPTQGCLLDPAGGEGTSAACVSMITGSSPSQRLVKLRKKKKRTRDEMFSELMLSSHTDRAQTNAWRQIMSECRKAQNDREERWRAEESKWRAEESKWRAEDRAEAQMWRQRDERRQDSMLRLLQDQTRMLQCMVELQQRQLEHRLPLLPLCNQPPSSPSSIASTPRRPRTRWGGLRPTSHSTTEDCPKKRRLSFNKF is encoded by the exons atgcagagctcatcagcacaggtgaccatgatggagtcccagaatcgcaaaagagctccagcatggaccgaacgggaggtacgggatctgatcgctgtttggggagaggaatccgtgctatcagaactccgttccagttttcgaaatgccaaaacctttgtcaaaatctcccagggcatgaaggacagaggccataacagggacccgaagcagtgccgcgtgaaactgaaggagctgaggcaagcctaccagaaaaccagagaggcgaacagccgctctgggtcagagccccaaacatgccgcttctatgatgagctgcatgccattttagggggttcagccaccactaccccagccgtgttgtttgactccttcaatggagatggaggcaatacggaagcaggttttggggacgaagaagatgaggaggaggaggaggttgtagatagctcacagcaagcaagcggagaaaccggttttcctgacagccaggaactgtttctcaccctagacctggagccagtaccccccgaacccacccaaggctgcctcctggacccagcaggcggagaagggacctctg ctgcatgtgtttcaatgatcacaggatcttctccttcccagaggctagtgaagcttagaaagaaaaaaaaacgcactcgcgatgaaatgttctccgagctcatgctgtcctcccacactgacagagcacagacgaatgcgtggaggcaaataatgtcagagtgcaggaaagcacaaaatgaccgggaggagaggtggagggctgaagagagtaagtggcgggctgaagagagtaagtggcgggctgaagacagggctgaagctcaaatgtggcggcagcgtgatgagaggaggcaggattcaatgctgaggctgctgcaggaccaaaccagaatgctccagtgtatggttgagctgcagcaaaggcagctggagcacagactgccactgctgcccctctgtaaccaaccgccctcctccccaagttccatagcctccacacccagacgcccaagaacgcggtgggggggcctccggccaaccagccactccaccacagaggattgcccaaaaaaaagaaggctgtcattcaataaattttaa